The stretch of DNA GAGGGAACGCACCGCCCGCCCTTTGTCGGACTCCCTGCGCCCGGCTCGGCGTACCGCCAGTACGCCTGCGCCGTGCTCGGTCGTCCTTCGCGGTCTGACGGCGCATCCGCTTCGCCTCGGCTGCCGACCCTTCCGGGGACAGGCCCCTCGCTCCCGCGGAGTACGCGCTTCTTGCAACAAGGGGGACACTCCTGATGGGCGGGGACACTCCTCTCCCGCATCCCGGAGATGAATCAGGAATGTCCCCGGTGGGAGTGTCCCCCCCCATCCTCAGTCGCGCGCCTTGCTGGCGCGGCGCATCGACGCTCTCGGTGCGTCAAGCTATTTACGAAACGGTACACTAGGCCCGGCCGGGAAGTGACCGTCGCGACCCGAATGTCGTCTTCCCGATCGATCGGCTGAGGGGGCGTGCCACCAGTCCGTCGGGTTGATCCAGAGGGCGATCGAGGAGGCGGGGGTGCCTACGATATCGGTCACCATGGTCCCCGCGATCACCCGCAAGGTGCGTGTCCCCCGCGCGGTGCACGTCCGCTTCCCCCTCGGGCACCCCTTCGGTTTTCCCGGGCAGACGTTCTTGCAGAGGCGGATTCTCTCGCACATGGTCTACCAGGCCGGGGCGATCGAAGAACCCGGGACGATCGTCGACCTGGGCATCGGGGGGGATTCTGTCGTATTGAAGGAGTTCGCGCCGGGATTTACAATGATCCAGATCCGATTCCGACGACAAGGAGGAGAAGATGGGGAAAAGCCGTCTCGGGAAAGTGGTGGCGCTCGTGCTCGTGGTGTCGGTGGGGGTCGTGTTTTCCACGGGGTGTTTCGGCAAGTTCCAGCTGACCCGAAAGCTGTACGACATCAACCAGTCGGTCGAGGACAAGTACGTTCGCAGCGCCGTTACCTGGCTTCTCATCATACCGTACGGGATCGCCGGATTCCTGGACTTCGCCGTATTCAACCTGATCGAGTTCTGGAGCGGAGAGAACCCCATCGTCAGCGGCCCGCAGACCCGGGTGTATGCAAAGGGGGATGATCGTGCAGTGATGACGATCGCCCGCGAAGGCGGAGCGACCGTCGCCACCGTCGCGCATTATCGCGCGGGCTCCCTCGTCTCCACGCTTCGCATCCGCGACGACGGAGCCGGCTCCGTGACCGCGGACCTGGTCGAGGAGGGAAAGGTGTCCCGAACCACCACGGCAACGCAGGCACAGGACGGCTCGGTTTTCGTGGCGGTGGTTTCCTCCTCCGGCACGGAGACGACGCGGTACTCCCCGACCGCGGTGGAGACGTACCGGGCAAGGGTGGCGCGACTCTCGCGCGACGTGAGGGAGAAGTTTGCGGGGGCCGGTTTCGGGCCTCTGCCGGTCCCGGGCAGGGTCCCCGCCCTGCAGGGGTGACGCGGCCTCGAATGCATCATCGGCCCCCGCGGACATCCTCCCGGGGGCCGTTTTCATGAGGAGATTCCCATGAGGTTTTTTCAGTCGTGGATCCGGGACCACAGCCTGCGGTTCAAGCTGACGATGGTGATGCTGATCCTATTGGCCTGTTCGATAGGGATCGTCTTCATCCCGTACTACTGGGGCCGGGAAAGCCTCAAGTCGGACCTCGAGAAGAGTTTTCTCGAACTTTCCAACGCCATCCAGGTGAGCGTCGGCCAGCTCACCGCGCCGGCCACCTCCGAGGAAGACAGGCTCCAGGCCTACGTCAAGTCCCTCAAGAAGTCGGGGATTCGGGAGGTCTCGATCGTCGGGGAGGACATGGGGGTCATCGACAGCACGAACCCCAAGGCGATCGGGAAGGCGGCGAAGATCCGGTTGCCGCGCGAGAAGCTGATCATCAACGCGACCTTCGGCGACGAGCCCGAGCCCGGGGAGGAGAAGCTCCGGTCGAAGGACCTGGTGATTCCGGTGAAGGTGGGGGGGGACACGCTGGGATTGATCCACGTCCGCATGCAGATCGACGACTTCACCGAGCCCATCCGGAAGAACCTCTACCTCCGGCTGGTCAGCACGCTGCTGATCTTCTCCGTCGGTCTGGCCCTGGCGGTAAGCATCTCCTCGCATTACGTCCGGCCCCTCGAACGCCTCGCTCTCGCGGCGGAGAAGGTGGCCGCCGGGGACCTGTCCCAGGAGCAACCGGTCCTGGGGAAGGACGAGGTGGGGCGCCTGACGCGCTCGTTCAACGAGATGATCTCCCGGCTTCGGCAGAACCTGGAGCTGCAGGAGAGGGTCCGGGAGTCCCAATACCTGACGCAGCTGGGGCGCCTCTCCTCCGGCGTCGCCCACGAAATCCGCAATCCCCTGAACTTCATCGGTCTGGCGGTCGACCGCCTCGACGTCCTGACCGAGGGGCAAACCCCCGAAGCCGCCGCGGAGAAGGCGCAGATCATCGCGCGGATCAAGGAGGAGACCCAGAAGCTGAACGATCTGGTGACCAACTTCGTCATGGTCGGGAAGCCGGCGGAGCCGCAGAGGGCGCCCGTTCACGTCCCGGAGATCGTGGAGAGCGTGCTCCGGATGGCCTCCGACCGGCTGCGGATCCAGCGGATTTCCGTCCGGCGCGAGTTTCGCGAGGCCTCCCCGATTGCCGTCGATCCCGACATGACCCGGCGGGCCGTCGTAAACCTCGTGGGGAACGCGATCGACGCGATGCCGGACGGGGGGGAGTTGTTTGCCGCCGCCGGCCCCTCGGGCGACGGGCGGTACGTGCTGGTGATCGGCGACACCGGGGCGGGAATCCCGGAAACGGACCGGGACAAGGTCTTCGAACCCTATTTCACGACCAAGACCTCCGGCCTGGGGCTCGGGCTGGTTCTCACCCGCAAGATCGTGGAGGCCCATGGGGGCGAAATCGTGGTAGATTCGCAGCCGGGGAGGGGAACGCTTATCCGCGTGTTCCTTCCGGGGGGGATGGGATGAAGGGGACCATCCTCGTCGTCGACGACGAGAGGAACCAGCGCGAGATCCTGGGGTCGATCCTCACGGACGAAGGGTACCGGACACTTCTCGCAGGGAGCGGGCAGGAGGCCTTGGACACCCTGGAGCGAGAGCATCTCGATCTTGTCCTGACCGATCTCGTGATGCCCGGAATGACCGGGGAGGATCTGATCGACGCCATCCTGGCGAAAAGTCCCGGTATTCCGATCATCCTGAACAGCGCGTACGGGACGGTCCAGACCGCCGTGGAAGCGATCAAGAGGGGGGCGTTCTACTACTTCGAGAAGCCGGTCGACCGCGCCCGTCTCCTGATCATCATCGAGCGGGCGATCGAGAACCTCAGGCTCAAGGAGTCGCACCGCGTGCTCTCGCAGCGCCTCTTCCCGGGGGCCGCCTCCATCATCGGGGACCATCCCGCCATCCGGGAGATCAAGCGGATTCTGCCCCGGATCGCGCGGAGCGACGCCATCGTCCTTTTGACCGGGGAAAGCGGGACCGGGAAGGAGATCGTCGCCCGGAACATCCACTCGCTCAGCGGCCGAAGCCACGCCCCGTTCCTGGCGGTCAACTGCGCCTCCCTTCCCGACAGCCTGTTCGAAAGCGAGTTGTTCGGCCACGAACGGGGCGCCTTCACGGGAGCAATTCGCCGGGAGATCGGCCTGTTCGAGGCGGCCAGGGGAGGGACGCTTTTCCTCGACGAGATCGCCGAGGTCCGCCCGGAAACCCAGGCGAAACTCCTCCGCGTGCTGCAGGACGGGGAGATCCGGCGCGTGGGGGGGAAGATGAACATCACCGTGGACGTCCGCATCATCGCGGCATCGAACCGGGACCTGGAGGAAGAGGTGAGGGGAGGGAGGTTCCGCGCGGACCTCTTCTACCGGCTGAACATCCTGGCGCTCCACCTCCCCCCGCTCCGGGAGCGGATCTCCGACATCCCCGCTCTGGCACGGCATCTCCTCGCGAAGCACGGGGAGAAAGGTGTTCCCCCGGTGCGGGAGATCTCCAAAGAGGCGATGCGCCTCATTGTGCGTTACCCGTGGCCGGGAAACATCCGGGAGCTCTCCTCGGTGATCGAGCGCGCGGTGGTCCTTGCCGAGGGGGGGGGGATCGGCCCGGCGGAGCTTCCCTCCGAACTGCGGGAGGATACGGAAGTGCAGTCCCGGATCCGGCCGGCCCGTCCGCCCGGTCCATTCCGGAATCGGTCGGGAGAGGAAAAGGGAGAGACGGGGATTTCCGGGATTGCGGACCTGCCCCCCGGGGGAGTCGATTTCGAAAAGCTCGAGGAAAGACTGCTGCGGCAATCCGTGGAGCGGTCCCGGGGAGTCCATACCCGTGGGGCGGAATTGCTGAAAATGAGCTACAAGACCTATATGTACCGGCTGAAGAAATTCGGGATCATCCCGCCGTAACCCGGTTTTCCGGGGTTGCTCCCGGCGCGAGGCTCCCCATCCGGGGAACCTGTTCCCCAAAAGGGGAATCCTTGCCCCTCCGCTCCTTCGGCAGGATTTTCTATCTATTTGATATCCATTGAAATTTCCTTCCTCCCGTTTTGGCACCAAACTTGAACCTAAGAAAAGGTATGCACTCTATCTCTCCGTACGGGAGGAAAAAGCGATGAAGAAGCTGTTCTCCGTGTTCGTCGCCCTGATGTTCGTCCTGTCGCTTTCGGCAGTGGCACTGGCCCAAACGAAAGCCGAACCCGCCAAGCCGGCCGAACCCGCAAAGGCGGCCGAACCCTACAAGCCGGCCGAACCCGCAAAGGCGGCGGTTCCCGCCAAGGCGGCGGAGCCTGCGAAAGCCGCCGAGCCCGCAAAGGCGGCGGTTCCCGCCAAGGCGGCGGTGCCTGCGAAAGCCGCCGTGCCCGCAAAGGCCGCCAAGAAAGCCGCGAAGGCCATCCCGCTCACCGGCACGGTCGAGGCGGTCGACGTAGCCGCCGGGACCTTCACCGTGAAGGGGAAAAAAGAGTCGGTCGACCTGAAGGCTGGCGAGAAGGTGAAGCTCGAGGGGATCAGCGTCGGCGACAAGGTGACCGTGAGTTACAAGGGCGACACCGCATCGAGCGTGAAGAAGGTCCCCGCGAAGAAGGCGGCGAAGAAGGAAGCCCCCGCGAAGGTGGCGGAGCCGATGAAGAAAGAGATGACTCCTCCCGCGGCTCCTCCTGCGGCTCCGGCAGGGAAGAAGTAACGGGACACGAAAATAAGTTGTTGAAACTTGCGGAAGTGTGGTAGCATTATATCTTTCGCGTAAAGGACGGTCCCGCCCCAAAAGGGCCGGGACTTCCTGGGCAGGGGGACACAATCCCCCTGCCCTAATTTTTTCCTGGAAACCGGTCCGCTCCGGCGGTTGACTTTCCCTCCCGCCTTTGATAAAGGTTGTTTGCTTTACCCCCCCGATTCCCGGAGGTGTTTCGATGGAAAAAGGGCATCCCCCGGCCCCCGGCCCTGCCCCGGCGCCGCCCGGCGCGCCGCCGAATATGCCTCCCCCCACGATGGAAATCCTCGCAGCGTAAATACTGGCAAAAGGAGAATTCGGGAATGAAGATTCTGGCCCTCGACAACTTGCAGAAGGTGGGTCTTGACGTTTTCGCCAAGGAAGGGATCGAGGCAGACGTCAAGGGGAAGATGACGCCCGAGGAGCTTGCCGCGGTCATCGACAACTACGACGGCGTGGTCGTCCGCGGCGCGACGAAGGCGACCGCCTTGGTCTTCGAGAAGGTCTCCCGGGTCAAGGTGATCGGACGGGCGGGCAGCGGGACCGACAACATCGACAAGGTGGCGGCCACCAAGAAGGGCGTGGTCGTGATGAATACCCCCGGGGGGAACACGGTCACCACGGGGGAGCATGCCATCGCGCTGATGATGTCGATGGCGCGCCAGCTCCCGCAGGCCGACGCCTCGATGAAGCAGGGGAAGTGGGAGAAGAACAAGTTCATGGGGACCGAGCTCACCGACAAGGTCCTTGGCGTGGTGGGCCTGGGGAACATCGGCAAGGTGGTCGTCGAGCGCGCTCTGGGTCTCAAGATGGTGGTGATCGGGTACGACCCGTACGTGAGCAAGGAGGACGCGGGGAAGCTGGGTGTCGAACTCGTCCCGCTGGACGATCTGTACAAACGGTCCGACTTCATCACGTTCCACACCCCTCTCACGCCCGAAACGAAGAACATGGTGTGCGCGGCCTCGATCGCGAAGATGAAAAAGGGGGTCTATCTCATCAACTGCGCTCGCGGCGCCCTGGTCAACGAGCCGGACCTCCTGGCGGCGCTCGAGTCGGGGCACGTGAGGGGCGCGGCGCTCGACGTCTTCCCGGTGGAGCCGCCGCCGCCGGATAACCCGCTCCTCAAGCACCCGAACCTCATCCTCACGCCGCATCTCGGCGCCGCGACGACGGAGGCGCAGGAGAAGGTGGCGGTCCTCATCGCGGAGCAGATCTGCGATTTCCTGAAGAAGGGGACGATCCGCAACTCCGTCAACTTCCCTTCGGTGTCCGCGGAGCTCTTGCCTACGCTCAAGCCGTACCTCGACCTGTGCGAGAAGCTCGGCGCGTTCCACGGGCAGCTTCTGGATTCGCCCATCAAGGAACTGAAGGTGGAATACCTGGGAGAGGTCGGCAAGCTGGGCACGGCCCCCATGACGATCTCCGTGCTGAAAGGGCTCCTCCAGTACCAGACCGAGGAGGTGAATCTCGTCAACGCGCGGATGGTGGCCGAGGAGCGCGGGATCAAGGTGGTCGAGGCGACCGCCGCGAAGACGGAAGACTACACGAGCCTCATCCGGGTGATTGCCCTGACGGAGAAGGGGGAGGCCTCCGTTTCCGGCACGGTGTTCGGCACCACCCCCCGCATCGTGAAGATCAACCTGTTCCCGATCGACGCCGAACTTGCCGGCGGGATGCTGATGCTGCAGAACCTCGACGTCCCCGGCGTGGTCGGGCGCGTCGGGACGTTCTTGGGCGAGAAGGGGATCAACATCGCGGGCTTGAAGCTCGGGCGGAAGGAGCCCGGGGGTACGGCGGTTTCGCTCATTAACGTGGACAACCCGGTTCCGGAAAAGGTCCTCGCGCAGCTGAGCAAGCTTCCGAACATCACCTCCGCGAAATATTTGATGTTCTAGGAAAAGAGGCGAATCGATGAAGAACATCATCGTCCTCGGCGCCCAGTGGGGCGACGAGGGCAAGGGGAAAGTCGTCGACATCTACTCGGAGTTCGCCGACACGGTCGCGCGCGCCACCGGGGGGAACAATGCCGGCCACACGCTCGTGGTCCGGGGGGAGAAGTTCATCTTCCACCTGATCCCTTCCGGGATCCTGCACGCGGGGAAAAAGTGCGTGATCGCGAACGGGGTGGTCGTCGACCCCAAGGTCCTCCTCTCGGAGATCGACAAGCTCAAATCCCGCGACTACCTGAAGGACGACTCTCAGCTCAAGCTCGGCCTTCTGGCCCACATCATCCTCCCGTATCACATCGCCCTCGACCGGGCGCGGGAGGAGAAGCTGGGGAGCCGGAAGCTCGGCACGACGGCCCGAGGGATCGGCCCCTGCTACGAGGACAAGATCGCCCGCACCGGCATCCGGGCATGCGACCTGGCCGACCCCGACACCTTTTCGGAAATGCTTCGCGCCAATTTGGAGCTGAAGAACTTTCTCCTGAAACGCTACTATGACACCTCCGAGATCGACTTCGGGTCCACCCGGGACGAATACCTCGCCTACGGGGAGCGCCTCCGTCCGTTCCTGATCGACACCTCCCTCTTCCTGAACGAGGAGATCAACCGGGGGGCCAAGGTCCTCTTCGAGGGGGCGCAGGGGACCCTCCTGGACATCGACCACGGGACGTACCCTTTCGTCACCTCGTCCAACACCACGGCCGGCGGCCTGTGCACCGGGGCGGGCGTCGCCCCGACGAGGATCAGCGGGGTGATCGGCGTCGCCAAGGCCTACATCACCCGCGTGGGAGGCGGCCCGTTCCCCACGGAACTCTTCGACGAGGAGGGCCAGCAGATCCGGGCCCGCGGCTCCGAGTACGGATCGACCACGGGGCGTCCGAGGCGATGCGGCTGGTTCGACGCGCCCGTCGTCCGGTACGCGAACCGGCTGAACGCCCTCGCCGGCATAGCGCTCACCAAGCTCGACGTCCTTTCGGGCTTTCCCCGACTCCTTGTGTGCGTCGCGTACGAGATCGACGGCGTCCGGCGGGAAGATGTCCCGTTGACCCTCTCCGAGTTCGAGAGGGCGGTGCCCGTCTACGAGCAGCTGGAGGGGTGGAAGGAGGACCTGTCGGACGCCCGGGAGTTCGGCGACCTTCCGAAAGCCGCTCAGCGGTACGTGCGGAGGCTGGAGGAGCTGACCGACGTGGAGGTTTCGCTGATCTCCGTAGGCGCCGACCGGAACCAGACCATCCTGCGGAAGAACCCATTCCGCGCTTGACACTCCTGTTTGCCGGCCTTTACCATAGAGTTTTTCCGGGGGAGCCCATAGCTCAGCTGGTAGAGCATCTGACTTTTAATCAGAGGGTCGCAGGTTCGACTCCTGCTGGGCTCACCACTTTGCGCGTCCCCATCGTCTAGTCCGGCCAAGGACACCGCCCTTTCACGGCGGCGACGGGGGTTCAAATCCCCCTGGGGACGCCATTTTGTTCCCACCGTCCCTCAGGGATTTGAACCGGCGACGGCGTATATGCGGGGACACTCCTTCAACGGAAAACTCGAGTCAAGGAATGTCCCCGAAAAGCGCGACTTCAGGAGCGCGTCAGCCGGAAGCCGCGGCCGCAAAGGCCGGAGGTGTGGACCGCCGGAGGCTCAGGCGGTCAAATCCCCCTGGGGACGCCAGCATAAAACAAGGGGATTTCGGCCAAAACCGGAATCCCCTTTTCATCTTTTATGGTTTTTTATCACAGCACGTTATCACACTCTTGGGCCACCTCCCGATTCCCCATGCCGGGAAGGAAACCTGGAAACATTGAATCGCAAGGCAAACATGGACAGGGATGGTCGAAACCATGGTCTATCTGCACCTATCCGCCCCCGACGTGGTCCGATATAGTTTGACCCATGATCCGCACCTATACGCAACCGACAGGGGGGAGGGTCACCCCGCTCCCGCACCCGACATTTCCTGTCTTGCTTCCGAACTTGTGACTGCCGCAGAATAGCAAGGTTATGGATTTCCTCCGTCCGGAAAAGCTCCTTCAGTCCGGGTACAAGGATTGCCTGCTCTGCGAGGTCGAGCGCAAGGGGGAGGAGAAAAGGTGCCTTCGCTGTTCCGGCAAGGCGGAGCAGCGCGACCGCCTCCTCTGGGAGATCAACCGGGAGAGGATCCGCCGGAACGCGGCACGGCTGTCCCTGGCCTACCCCGGCGCAGGCCATTTCTACAGCGGCCGGTATCTCGCGGGCGTCTTCTGGGCATCCCTGCTTCCACTGACGGCGGGTCTGGTCCAGGGGACCTGGCGCGGGCCGACCCCGGGGCACGCGTTCCTCCTCGTCGCCTTCGGGCTGATCTGGTACCTGGCCTGGCTCGACGCAGGCCGCGGCGCCGGGGAGCCGGCCGCACCCTGCCAGAAGGCATGCCCGGCGGACATCAATATCCCCGACTACATCGCCCTGGTGCGCGAGGGGCGTCCTCTGGAAGCCCTGGCCCTTGTCCACGACAAGCTCCCCTTTGCCGCCTT from Candidatus Deferrimicrobiaceae bacterium encodes:
- the serA gene encoding phosphoglycerate dehydrogenase is translated as MKILALDNLQKVGLDVFAKEGIEADVKGKMTPEELAAVIDNYDGVVVRGATKATALVFEKVSRVKVIGRAGSGTDNIDKVAATKKGVVVMNTPGGNTVTTGEHAIALMMSMARQLPQADASMKQGKWEKNKFMGTELTDKVLGVVGLGNIGKVVVERALGLKMVVIGYDPYVSKEDAGKLGVELVPLDDLYKRSDFITFHTPLTPETKNMVCAASIAKMKKGVYLINCARGALVNEPDLLAALESGHVRGAALDVFPVEPPPPDNPLLKHPNLILTPHLGAATTEAQEKVAVLIAEQICDFLKKGTIRNSVNFPSVSAELLPTLKPYLDLCEKLGAFHGQLLDSPIKELKVEYLGEVGKLGTAPMTISVLKGLLQYQTEEVNLVNARMVAEERGIKVVEATAAKTEDYTSLIRVIALTEKGEASVSGTVFGTTPRIVKINLFPIDAELAGGMLMLQNLDVPGVVGRVGTFLGEKGINIAGLKLGRKEPGGTAVSLINVDNPVPEKVLAQLSKLPNITSAKYLMF
- a CDS encoding sigma-54 dependent transcriptional regulator, which codes for MKGTILVVDDERNQREILGSILTDEGYRTLLAGSGQEALDTLEREHLDLVLTDLVMPGMTGEDLIDAILAKSPGIPIILNSAYGTVQTAVEAIKRGAFYYFEKPVDRARLLIIIERAIENLRLKESHRVLSQRLFPGAASIIGDHPAIREIKRILPRIARSDAIVLLTGESGTGKEIVARNIHSLSGRSHAPFLAVNCASLPDSLFESELFGHERGAFTGAIRREIGLFEAARGGTLFLDEIAEVRPETQAKLLRVLQDGEIRRVGGKMNITVDVRIIAASNRDLEEEVRGGRFRADLFYRLNILALHLPPLRERISDIPALARHLLAKHGEKGVPPVREISKEAMRLIVRYPWPGNIRELSSVIERAVVLAEGGGIGPAELPSELREDTEVQSRIRPARPPGPFRNRSGEEKGETGISGIADLPPGGVDFEKLEERLLRQSVERSRGVHTRGAELLKMSYKTYMYRLKKFGIIPP
- a CDS encoding adenylosuccinate synthase — encoded protein: MKNIIVLGAQWGDEGKGKVVDIYSEFADTVARATGGNNAGHTLVVRGEKFIFHLIPSGILHAGKKCVIANGVVVDPKVLLSEIDKLKSRDYLKDDSQLKLGLLAHIILPYHIALDRAREEKLGSRKLGTTARGIGPCYEDKIARTGIRACDLADPDTFSEMLRANLELKNFLLKRYYDTSEIDFGSTRDEYLAYGERLRPFLIDTSLFLNEEINRGAKVLFEGAQGTLLDIDHGTYPFVTSSNTTAGGLCTGAGVAPTRISGVIGVAKAYITRVGGGPFPTELFDEEGQQIRARGSEYGSTTGRPRRCGWFDAPVVRYANRLNALAGIALTKLDVLSGFPRLLVCVAYEIDGVRREDVPLTLSEFERAVPVYEQLEGWKEDLSDAREFGDLPKAAQRYVRRLEELTDVEVSLISVGADRNQTILRKNPFRA
- a CDS encoding DUF3332 family protein; amino-acid sequence: MGKSRLGKVVALVLVVSVGVVFSTGCFGKFQLTRKLYDINQSVEDKYVRSAVTWLLIIPYGIAGFLDFAVFNLIEFWSGENPIVSGPQTRVYAKGDDRAVMTIAREGGATVATVAHYRAGSLVSTLRIRDDGAGSVTADLVEEGKVSRTTTATQAQDGSVFVAVVSSSGTETTRYSPTAVETYRARVARLSRDVREKFAGAGFGPLPVPGRVPALQG
- a CDS encoding HAMP domain-containing sensor histidine kinase, with the translated sequence MRFFQSWIRDHSLRFKLTMVMLILLACSIGIVFIPYYWGRESLKSDLEKSFLELSNAIQVSVGQLTAPATSEEDRLQAYVKSLKKSGIREVSIVGEDMGVIDSTNPKAIGKAAKIRLPREKLIINATFGDEPEPGEEKLRSKDLVIPVKVGGDTLGLIHVRMQIDDFTEPIRKNLYLRLVSTLLIFSVGLALAVSISSHYVRPLERLALAAEKVAAGDLSQEQPVLGKDEVGRLTRSFNEMISRLRQNLELQERVRESQYLTQLGRLSSGVAHEIRNPLNFIGLAVDRLDVLTEGQTPEAAAEKAQIIARIKEETQKLNDLVTNFVMVGKPAEPQRAPVHVPEIVESVLRMASDRLRIQRISVRREFREASPIAVDPDMTRRAVVNLVGNAIDAMPDGGELFAAAGPSGDGRYVLVIGDTGAGIPETDRDKVFEPYFTTKTSGLGLGLVLTRKIVEAHGGEIVVDSQPGRGTLIRVFLPGGMG